A region of Novipirellula aureliae DNA encodes the following proteins:
- a CDS encoding YqgE/AlgH family protein codes for MAEDTSGRLLIASPYLSDGNFMRSVVFIIRHDAEGAFGLAINRPTDRRFREIVELSSTGGAPREDDFIFRGGPVEGPLIAIHTLAGVGEPCGKNEMGGGANAGSDSLYPPGTKVTIHDHPADPFGSMSIDFGNPPAWITGDDDHLRILLKRPDAKVRYIAWYSGWGPGQLDEELRVGGWLIGKADTDILFGDPDTIWETAVKRCGHDILHSLAPGVHFGDPNRN; via the coding sequence ATGGCCGAAGACACGTCGGGACGTTTGCTCATCGCTTCGCCCTATTTAAGCGATGGCAATTTCATGCGGTCGGTCGTATTCATTATTCGCCACGATGCCGAGGGAGCGTTTGGCTTAGCAATCAACCGCCCAACCGATCGTCGCTTTCGAGAAATCGTTGAACTCAGTAGTACGGGCGGTGCCCCCAGAGAAGACGACTTTATATTTCGTGGTGGCCCCGTCGAAGGCCCCTTGATTGCGATCCACACCTTGGCGGGCGTTGGCGAACCGTGCGGAAAGAATGAAATGGGGGGCGGCGCCAACGCAGGAAGCGATTCGCTCTATCCACCAGGAACCAAGGTAACGATCCACGACCATCCCGCGGACCCGTTCGGCAGTATGTCGATCGATTTTGGTAACCCGCCTGCTTGGATCACCGGTGACGATGACCATCTCCGAATCTTGCTCAAACGGCCCGATGCAAAGGTTCGATATATTGCTTGGTACAGTGGATGGGGGCCTGGCCAATTGGATGAAGAACTTCGCGTTGGCGGATGGCTGATCGGCAAAGCCGACACCGATATACTGTTTGGCGACCCTGACACAATCTGGGAAACCGCCGTAAAACGTTGCGGGCACGATATCCTGCACTCATTGGCTCCAGGCGTCCACTTTGGTGACCCCAACCGAAATTAG
- a CDS encoding metallophosphoesterase family protein: MVNRQFVVGDIHGCSKALRTLVEAIDPSHSDQIIFLGDYVDRGPNSKDVVDQIIELRKRCRVIALRGNHEIMLMGVVSAGLDQSIWKNGGGQATIASYGGSLKKIPTTHLDFFHSLYEYHETENEIFVHACYQPDQPMSNQDDACRYWKHLQYPYPAPHFSGKRVYVGHTPQAGGEILNLGHLICLDTYCFGGGYLTAMELTTGHVIQTDKHGHRKRAPIRVLMDHLASARKKTQARIEAMFNKKDNLNRQQSKDPADA; encoded by the coding sequence ATGGTGAATCGCCAATTTGTTGTCGGAGATATTCATGGGTGTAGCAAGGCGCTGCGCACCTTGGTTGAGGCGATTGACCCCAGCCATAGCGATCAGATCATTTTCTTGGGCGACTACGTGGACCGCGGGCCCAACAGTAAGGATGTCGTCGACCAGATTATTGAATTACGCAAGCGATGCCGCGTGATCGCCCTCCGGGGAAACCACGAGATCATGCTGATGGGAGTCGTCTCGGCCGGTTTGGATCAATCGATCTGGAAGAATGGTGGCGGTCAAGCGACGATCGCCAGCTATGGTGGCTCGCTGAAGAAGATTCCTACCACCCATCTCGACTTTTTTCATTCGCTCTACGAATACCACGAGACAGAGAACGAGATATTTGTTCACGCTTGCTACCAGCCCGATCAGCCGATGAGCAATCAAGACGATGCGTGCCGATATTGGAAACATCTGCAATATCCCTACCCGGCACCGCACTTCAGCGGCAAACGGGTCTATGTCGGACATACCCCGCAAGCGGGCGGAGAAATTTTGAACCTTGGTCACCTCATTTGCCTTGACACCTATTGTTTTGGTGGCGGCTATTTGACGGCGATGGAACTCACCACTGGCCACGTCATCCAAACCGACAAGCACGGCCATCGAAAGAGGGCGCCAATCCGGGTGCTAATGGACCACCTCGCTTCGGCGCGAAAAAAAACTCAAGCGCGGATCGAAGCGATGTTTAATAAGAAAGACAACCTGAACCGGCAACAATCGAAAGACCCTGCCGATGCGTAG
- a CDS encoding scaffolding protein encodes MSDIYTQYNDVEKLIDDEKFDEAIAGLNQIIAEDESFVLGHLALARVHTKTGQHDLAIQHGEKACQLEPQDAFNFTALSVTYQRAWAGTQEQIYIQKAEDAMAHARMLESQG; translated from the coding sequence ATGTCTGATATTTACACCCAATACAACGACGTCGAAAAGCTAATCGACGATGAAAAATTTGACGAAGCGATCGCTGGATTGAATCAGATCATTGCGGAAGACGAGTCGTTCGTACTCGGTCACCTTGCTCTCGCCCGCGTTCATACCAAGACGGGCCAGCATGATTTGGCAATCCAGCATGGGGAGAAAGCTTGCCAGCTCGAACCGCAAGATGCGTTTAACTTCACGGCACTCAGCGTCACCTACCAACGGGCTTGGGCCGGAACGCAGGAACAGATCTACATTCAAAAAGCCGAAGACGCAATGGCCCATGCACGGATGCTTGAATCGCAAGGTTAG
- a CDS encoding acetolactate decarboxylase, whose translation MKISKSLLMTSLLPIVVATLVNTTLVNTTAFAQQPWDGTIVQYGTMHEAIGMQQHQGRVQLIDLVKQPHFYAVAALEGLAGEVTILDNKVVITGVGSNGQLTPISNVDGDRQATMLAGAYVPSWTRHSVLDNVAPKDFDQWIASSALAAGVDTDKPFIFSLEGQFTDVSLHVIHGACPIHARVQKIELPKEQQPFESELKKVAGTIVGIYAKDAVGNLTHPATSTHAHLLYKDKTTGKLLTGHIEKIGLAEGTVLMLPR comes from the coding sequence ATGAAAATTAGCAAAAGTCTTTTGATGACGTCTCTTTTGCCGATCGTAGTGGCGACGCTCGTGAATACGACGCTCGTGAATACGACGGCATTCGCACAGCAACCATGGGACGGCACCATCGTTCAGTATGGTACGATGCATGAAGCGATCGGAATGCAACAGCACCAAGGTCGAGTGCAACTGATTGACCTTGTGAAGCAACCTCATTTCTATGCCGTCGCGGCACTGGAAGGACTCGCAGGTGAGGTTACAATTCTCGACAACAAGGTCGTGATCACGGGTGTTGGTTCCAACGGACAACTCACCCCGATCTCAAATGTCGATGGCGACCGGCAAGCCACCATGCTAGCCGGCGCCTACGTGCCGTCGTGGACACGTCACTCCGTTCTAGACAATGTTGCCCCCAAGGATTTTGATCAATGGATCGCCAGCTCGGCCTTGGCGGCGGGCGTTGACACGGACAAACCCTTTATTTTTTCGCTGGAAGGTCAATTCACGGACGTCAGCCTTCACGTCATCCACGGAGCTTGCCCGATACATGCACGGGTACAGAAGATTGAACTACCGAAAGAACAACAACCATTTGAGAGCGAGCTCAAAAAGGTGGCTGGAACGATTGTCGGTATCTACGCAAAAGACGCCGTTGGAAATCTAACGCATCCCGCCACCTCTACCCACGCACACCTCCTCTACAAAGATAAAACCACAGGAAAACTCCTCACCGGCCACATCGAGAAGATTGGATTGGCCGAGGGCACGGTTCTGATGCTGCCAAGGTAA
- a CDS encoding RNA polymerase sigma factor, whose product MNDHGTRIDDLYRNQSRKVFASLVRLLRDFDLAEEAMQEAFASAIIQWEADGVPANPMAWLISAGRFKAVDIIRRREKARDIAPEVTKRIEQVCEANVQRAATEIEDDQLRLIFTCCHPAIDPKVQVPLTLREVCGLTTEEIAKAFLTSPTTMAQRIVRGKAKIRDAGIPFVIPALSDLPERLDGVLSVIYLIFNEGYSASNGDSLVRCELSDEAIRLCRLLLELHNDAEVMGLLGLMLLHESRRTARATGDGQIVLLEDQDRSMWNRDLIVEGKRLVERSLTSRQFGFYTLQAAISAAHANAITAADTDWNQIVALYSVLIQVDPSPVVELNRAVAVAMRDGPDAGITLIDAILERGELANYHLTHSARGELLRRAGRTAEAVTAFEQSLALTQQQPERRFLTERLRKLRES is encoded by the coding sequence ATGAATGATCATGGGACGCGGATTGACGATTTATACCGAAACCAATCGCGGAAGGTGTTCGCGTCGTTGGTTCGATTGCTGCGAGATTTCGACTTAGCCGAAGAAGCGATGCAGGAAGCGTTTGCATCGGCAATCATCCAGTGGGAAGCCGATGGCGTTCCAGCGAATCCAATGGCTTGGTTGATTTCGGCCGGACGATTCAAGGCGGTCGACATCATTCGCCGCCGTGAGAAGGCTCGCGATATTGCTCCCGAGGTCACAAAACGGATTGAGCAAGTCTGCGAAGCGAATGTCCAACGAGCTGCGACCGAAATCGAAGATGATCAGTTGCGGTTGATCTTCACTTGCTGCCACCCCGCGATTGATCCAAAAGTGCAGGTGCCTCTGACGTTGCGTGAGGTCTGCGGTTTAACGACGGAGGAAATTGCGAAAGCGTTTCTCACTTCGCCCACAACAATGGCCCAACGGATCGTGCGCGGCAAAGCGAAGATTCGAGACGCCGGAATCCCGTTCGTCATCCCCGCTTTGAGCGATCTACCCGAACGACTCGACGGCGTGCTTTCCGTGATCTACCTAATCTTCAATGAAGGCTACTCAGCATCCAACGGTGATTCGCTGGTACGCTGCGAACTGTCCGATGAAGCCATTCGGTTGTGTCGGCTGCTGCTGGAGCTACACAACGATGCAGAGGTGATGGGACTGCTCGGGTTGATGCTGTTGCATGAGTCGCGTCGGACGGCGCGAGCCACAGGCGATGGCCAGATTGTTTTGCTCGAGGATCAAGACCGCAGTATGTGGAATCGCGACTTGATCGTCGAAGGTAAACGACTGGTCGAACGATCGCTCACATCACGCCAGTTCGGGTTCTACACGTTACAAGCGGCGATCTCGGCAGCCCACGCTAACGCGATCACCGCAGCCGACACAGACTGGAATCAAATCGTCGCGTTGTATTCGGTATTGATTCAGGTCGATCCATCACCAGTGGTTGAATTGAACCGAGCGGTCGCGGTGGCAATGCGAGACGGCCCCGACGCTGGAATCACACTCATCGACGCGATCCTAGAGCGAGGTGAACTCGCCAACTATCATCTCACGCACTCCGCACGCGGAGAACTTCTTCGTCGAGCAGGTCGAACCGCCGAAGCGGTTACGGCATTCGAGCAATCGTTGGCACTGACGCAACAGCAACCGGAGCGTCGTTTCCTGACGGAAAGACTGAGAAAACTGCGAGAATCGTGA
- a CDS encoding VOC family protein, which yields MTKPAKNTICLWYDGDAEVAARFYAETFPDSSVGAVHRAPSDFPSGKKGDVLTVEFTVLGIPCIGLNGGPGIEHNMAFSFQVATADQAETDRYWNAIVSNGGEESQCGWCKDKWGLHWQITPTVLTQGYTNPDPAVAERVFDAMMTMQKIDVSAIEAAVRS from the coding sequence ATGACAAAACCAGCGAAGAACACGATCTGCCTTTGGTACGATGGTGACGCCGAGGTGGCGGCGAGGTTTTATGCCGAGACCTTTCCTGATTCCTCCGTCGGCGCGGTTCATCGCGCGCCTTCCGACTTTCCGTCGGGGAAAAAGGGAGACGTACTGACCGTCGAGTTCACAGTGTTGGGCATTCCTTGCATTGGACTCAACGGTGGCCCCGGTATCGAGCACAATATGGCGTTCTCGTTTCAAGTCGCAACCGCCGACCAAGCCGAAACGGATCGCTATTGGAATGCCATCGTCAGCAACGGTGGCGAGGAGAGCCAGTGCGGGTGGTGCAAAGACAAATGGGGTTTGCATTGGCAGATCACGCCGACCGTTCTGACGCAAGGCTATACGAATCCCGATCCCGCAGTCGCCGAGCGAGTCTTCGACGCAATGATGACGATGCAAAAGATCGACGTTTCTGCAATCGAGGCAGCAGTTCGCAGCTAA
- a CDS encoding YciI family protein, with product MKVIVFVKATKSSEAGKMPDEKRLSDMGRFNQELVKAGIMKAGEGLKPSSQGVRVHFSGSDRSVTDGPFAETKELVAGYWLWEVASMQEAIDWVKRCPNPMNEDSDIEIRPLFTMEDFAEGDLAIDLSEQEGSLREKIAMQQMDVQSYLFFGGRCEEALAFYEQAIGANVLLKMRFSESPDPVPEGMLQPGFEDKVMHASFKVGKMMLMASDGCGDATSHEGFRLALSVESEAVCDRVFAALSEGGIVDMPLEKTFWSPRYGMVTDKFGIGWMVMVPEDSSRQQTATIEVVK from the coding sequence ATGAAAGTCATCGTCTTTGTAAAAGCAACGAAGAGTTCCGAAGCCGGGAAAATGCCAGACGAAAAACGGTTGTCCGACATGGGCCGGTTCAATCAGGAACTGGTGAAAGCCGGAATCATGAAAGCGGGTGAAGGGCTGAAGCCAAGCTCCCAAGGTGTACGCGTTCATTTCAGCGGTTCCGACCGCAGCGTGACGGACGGTCCATTCGCCGAGACGAAAGAGTTGGTCGCGGGCTACTGGCTCTGGGAAGTCGCTTCGATGCAGGAAGCCATCGACTGGGTCAAGCGTTGTCCCAATCCAATGAACGAAGATTCAGACATCGAAATTCGTCCGCTGTTCACAATGGAAGACTTTGCCGAGGGCGATCTAGCGATCGATTTGAGCGAGCAAGAAGGCAGCCTTCGCGAGAAGATTGCGATGCAGCAAATGGACGTGCAGTCGTACTTATTTTTCGGCGGACGCTGTGAAGAGGCGCTGGCTTTCTACGAGCAAGCCATTGGGGCCAACGTCTTATTGAAGATGAGATTCAGTGAGAGTCCCGATCCTGTGCCCGAGGGAATGCTGCAGCCGGGTTTTGAGGACAAGGTGATGCACGCCTCCTTCAAGGTTGGCAAGATGATGCTGATGGCATCCGACGGCTGCGGTGACGCGACCAGTCATGAGGGATTTCGCTTGGCCTTGTCGGTCGAGAGTGAGGCTGTTTGCGATCGTGTGTTCGCTGCGCTTTCCGAAGGCGGCATTGTCGACATGCCGCTGGAGAAGACGTTTTGGTCACCTCGATACGGCATGGTCACCGATAAATTCGGTATCGGTTGGATGGTGATGGTCCCCGAGGATAGCAGTAGGCAACAAACAGCGACGATTGAGGTTGTAAAATGA
- a CDS encoding YciI family protein: MKYMLLIYGAEDCWTEEERKDCMLKSMAICDELETEGKWISSSPLRSVTTATSVRVRDGKRQITDGPFAETTEQLGGYYIIDVGDRDEAVEIASRLPPAKKGTVEIRPLFPLPSSLSLPETGESNRVPSDRETPRNYILLMYAEDGAWPPEEHALALAESVEVCHQLHANGQFLSASPLQPPATATCVRVRNGSRAVVDGPFPETKEQLGGYFLIRVANLDEAIEIATRIPGSRRGTAEIRPIETLPDAT; the protein is encoded by the coding sequence ATGAAGTACATGCTATTGATCTACGGCGCCGAGGATTGCTGGACGGAGGAAGAACGCAAGGACTGCATGCTCAAGTCCATGGCGATCTGCGACGAACTTGAAACGGAAGGTAAATGGATCAGCTCGTCGCCACTACGGTCGGTGACGACTGCGACCAGCGTCCGCGTTCGTGACGGTAAGCGTCAGATCACCGACGGCCCCTTCGCCGAAACAACGGAACAGCTAGGCGGTTACTACATCATCGATGTTGGCGACCGTGACGAGGCGGTCGAGATCGCCAGCAGATTACCGCCTGCAAAAAAGGGGACGGTCGAGATTCGACCGCTTTTCCCGTTGCCAAGCTCGTTGTCGTTGCCCGAAACAGGAGAAAGTAACCGAGTCCCAAGCGATAGGGAGACACCGAGGAACTACATCTTGCTGATGTATGCCGAGGACGGTGCTTGGCCGCCCGAAGAACATGCACTCGCGCTGGCCGAATCGGTCGAAGTCTGCCATCAACTACATGCGAACGGCCAATTCCTTTCGGCATCGCCTCTTCAGCCGCCAGCAACCGCGACCTGTGTGCGTGTTCGCAACGGAAGTCGTGCGGTTGTCGATGGACCGTTTCCCGAAACGAAAGAACAGCTCGGTGGCTATTTTTTGATCCGTGTTGCAAACCTCGATGAAGCAATCGAGATCGCAACGAGGATCCCCGGATCGCGACGAGGAACGGCCGAGATACGGCCGATTGAGACACTACCGGATGCCACGTAG
- a CDS encoding VOC family protein: MKTNPVCWFEIYVENLDRAKKFYEKVLGTELTKLDAPSPEIELLAFPMEMGAQGAAGALVKMEGFPSGGNSTRVYFACEDCAIEASRVESAGGKIQKAKVSLGQYGFMALAVDTEGNMFGLHSQE; encoded by the coding sequence ATGAAAACGAATCCTGTGTGCTGGTTTGAAATTTACGTCGAAAACCTTGACCGCGCGAAGAAGTTCTACGAGAAGGTACTCGGCACAGAACTAACCAAATTGGACGCACCGTCGCCCGAAATTGAATTACTGGCTTTTCCGATGGAGATGGGAGCCCAAGGTGCCGCAGGTGCGCTCGTAAAAATGGAGGGATTCCCATCAGGTGGAAACAGTACACGGGTCTATTTCGCTTGCGAAGACTGCGCGATCGAAGCGTCCCGAGTCGAATCCGCTGGTGGCAAAATTCAAAAGGCGAAGGTGTCGCTCGGGCAGTACGGCTTCATGGCGTTGGCGGTCGACACCGAGGGGAACATGTTTGGATTGCACTCACAAGAGTAG
- a CDS encoding PTS sugar transporter subunit IIA, giving the protein MESSTYQPTQSSDPAVEPGLSFSNVFHADCIMVLGDGETKSSVIAQLVKRLAKNGRLCPSQDDFVAHRIKYRESLASTAFGRGLAFPHLRTPYVDDFIGAIGILPSGISFDSNDGAKTKLVFLTLSPYASRQHHTQLLSRLVSLLSNKAAAVRLLHNVNPTVFHRILCSFDSM; this is encoded by the coding sequence ATGGAATCTTCGACCTATCAACCAACCCAGTCAAGCGACCCCGCGGTCGAGCCAGGACTCTCGTTTTCGAACGTCTTTCATGCCGACTGCATCATGGTTTTAGGTGATGGCGAAACCAAGTCGTCAGTGATCGCACAATTGGTGAAGCGACTTGCTAAAAATGGTCGACTGTGCCCATCCCAGGATGACTTTGTCGCCCATCGAATCAAATATCGAGAGAGTCTGGCGTCGACCGCTTTTGGCCGTGGCCTCGCTTTCCCCCATTTGCGGACTCCCTACGTCGATGATTTCATCGGCGCGATTGGGATCCTGCCATCCGGTATCTCCTTCGATTCCAACGATGGCGCCAAAACCAAGCTCGTATTCTTAACCCTGTCACCATACGCCAGTCGCCAGCACCACACCCAATTGCTCAGCCGCCTCGTCAGTCTTCTGAGCAATAAAGCCGCCGCCGTCCGACTGCTGCACAATGTCAACCCAACCGTCTTCCACCGAATTCTTTGCAGCTTTGATTCGATGTAG
- a CDS encoding sigma-54-dependent transcriptional regulator: MMQNEFHILIVDDEPNIRSGLARGLSKVADKVATAGSVNEGLDKFDAGNFQLVIADVRMPGDRDGLDLISLVQQRKPGTTTIVITAHGSMETAVDAMRRGAFDFISKPVDLNLIRQQVCRAAEHHRLQYENHELKEKLAAAGEISGIIGNSQALEELLIQIRQVASTDATVMIHGESGTGKELIARAIHDQSNRSTGSFIAVNLGALPETLLESELFGHEQGSFTGASRQKPGCFEQAVGGTLFLDEITEIPAKSQVDLLRVLESQQYTRVGGEDQMHSDARIVSATNRDVSQMLAEGTFREDLYYRLNIVPIHVPPLRSRRGDVPLLVEYFMDHFCKRHGRQPKTVDSEAMHLLANARWPGNVRQLRNVVERVVVTSTSDKIQTSDLPEELRKGETMLNPVIRTLAEITETAEKAGIENALAANDHHRELTAKSLGISVRTLHYKMNKYDLH, translated from the coding sequence ATGATGCAAAACGAATTTCATATTTTGATCGTCGATGACGAACCCAACATCCGCTCTGGATTAGCGAGAGGTCTGTCCAAAGTCGCGGACAAAGTCGCGACAGCTGGTTCGGTCAACGAGGGGCTCGACAAGTTTGACGCCGGCAACTTCCAACTCGTGATTGCCGACGTCCGAATGCCGGGCGATCGAGACGGCTTGGATTTGATTTCGTTGGTGCAGCAGCGAAAGCCAGGTACGACAACGATTGTGATCACAGCCCATGGCAGCATGGAAACGGCCGTCGATGCCATGCGACGCGGTGCTTTTGATTTCATCAGTAAGCCGGTCGACCTGAATCTGATTCGTCAACAGGTCTGTCGGGCGGCCGAGCATCATCGTTTGCAGTACGAAAACCATGAGCTGAAAGAAAAGTTGGCTGCCGCGGGCGAGATCAGTGGCATCATCGGAAACAGCCAAGCTCTTGAAGAGTTACTCATTCAGATTCGTCAAGTCGCTTCGACCGATGCGACCGTGATGATTCATGGCGAGAGTGGAACGGGCAAGGAACTGATTGCGAGAGCGATCCACGACCAAAGCAACCGATCAACAGGCTCGTTTATCGCCGTCAACCTGGGCGCACTACCCGAAACACTCCTTGAAAGCGAATTGTTCGGTCACGAGCAGGGATCGTTCACCGGAGCATCGCGGCAAAAACCAGGTTGTTTCGAACAGGCGGTTGGCGGCACGCTGTTCCTCGATGAGATCACCGAAATTCCAGCCAAAAGTCAAGTCGATTTGCTTCGCGTATTGGAGTCGCAGCAATACACTCGCGTTGGTGGAGAGGATCAAATGCATTCGGACGCACGAATTGTGTCGGCAACCAACCGCGACGTGTCACAAATGCTTGCCGAGGGTACCTTCCGCGAAGATCTTTACTATCGGTTGAACATCGTTCCCATCCATGTTCCACCGCTAAGGTCCCGACGTGGTGATGTCCCATTGTTGGTCGAATACTTCATGGATCACTTTTGCAAGCGTCACGGTCGTCAGCCGAAAACGGTCGACTCCGAGGCGATGCATCTTCTTGCCAATGCTCGATGGCCCGGAAATGTTCGGCAACTCCGAAACGTCGTCGAACGTGTTGTCGTCACCTCGACGAGTGACAAAATCCAAACGAGTGATCTGCCGGAAGAGCTTCGCAAGGGTGAGACCATGCTGAATCCTGTCATACGGACGCTTGCTGAAATCACCGAGACGGCTGAAAAAGCTGGTATTGAGAATGCACTCGCAGCCAACGACCATCATCGTGAACTCACCGCCAAGTCACTCGGCATCAGCGTGCGAACGTTACACTACAAAATGAACAAATACGACCTTCACTAA
- a CDS encoding two-component system sensor histidine kinase NtrB: MFRNQPTELGKSYRIAVIGLSLLSVAALAITLWMLVDLLKEQNVVDDLMKELPRGAKRAAEFLAGELKWHFRLTILVIINVVVTAIAVILLWRAYHASQTSLRDFKALASDVLSSMALGIITTDLNGHVTSINRRGMELLVADSSCIGQSIASIKSVPLREFRDDWMAERSTDMFRDLTVTEGSNPRRLRAFCQILSDHNGKEVGNVLQLRDVTERILIEQRMRRMERYMGLGSLAGGLHHEIKNPLAALSLHVQLLEEQLEADDTSEDNRQMLGVIRTEVTRIGGVLESFRDFASVDCLHTRCVDVAEILRQQIDLIRLQADQQGVQIVFDPCAEDVTVEADPSRLEQVFLNLFINAIEAMPDGGTLTIATSRMADSLQIGFADTGRGIPPNLADKILDPYFTTKDTGTGLGLALCDKIVRQHRGALDFQTSETGTIFAITLPIEIPHPNRTDKQPANSVV, translated from the coding sequence ATGTTTCGCAATCAGCCAACGGAACTAGGAAAGAGCTACCGAATCGCGGTGATCGGATTGTCGTTACTGAGTGTCGCTGCGCTGGCGATCACCCTTTGGATGCTGGTTGACTTACTAAAAGAGCAGAATGTTGTCGACGACCTGATGAAGGAATTGCCTCGCGGAGCCAAGAGAGCTGCCGAATTCTTGGCAGGGGAACTGAAGTGGCATTTTCGTCTGACGATTTTGGTCATCATCAACGTCGTGGTTACGGCAATCGCAGTCATCTTATTGTGGCGTGCCTACCACGCTTCCCAAACTTCACTTCGCGACTTCAAAGCGCTCGCCAGCGATGTGCTTAGCAGCATGGCCCTCGGAATCATCACGACTGACTTGAATGGACATGTCACCAGCATCAATCGTCGCGGCATGGAACTGTTGGTCGCCGATTCGTCCTGCATTGGCCAATCCATTGCAAGTATCAAGTCGGTGCCCTTGAGAGAATTCCGCGATGACTGGATGGCCGAGCGGTCGACCGATATGTTTCGCGACCTCACCGTCACCGAGGGTAGTAACCCCCGTAGGCTCCGTGCGTTCTGTCAAATCCTAAGCGATCACAATGGAAAGGAGGTGGGCAATGTGCTGCAGCTACGTGACGTAACCGAGCGGATCTTGATCGAACAACGGATGCGTCGGATGGAACGCTACATGGGCTTGGGCTCACTTGCAGGTGGTTTGCATCATGAGATCAAAAACCCACTCGCTGCGCTTTCGCTACACGTCCAGCTATTGGAAGAACAACTTGAAGCCGATGACACGTCGGAAGACAACCGACAAATGCTAGGTGTCATCCGAACGGAAGTCACTCGAATCGGTGGTGTGCTGGAGAGCTTTCGTGATTTCGCGTCGGTTGACTGCCTCCATACTCGTTGTGTCGATGTGGCGGAGATACTGCGCCAACAAATCGACTTGATACGTCTCCAAGCGGATCAGCAGGGCGTGCAAATCGTTTTCGATCCATGCGCAGAAGATGTGACGGTGGAAGCCGATCCGTCACGGTTGGAACAGGTTTTCTTGAACTTGTTCATCAATGCTATCGAAGCGATGCCAGATGGCGGCACGTTGACAATCGCGACAAGTCGAATGGCCGACTCGTTACAGATCGGCTTTGCCGACACCGGACGCGGCATACCGCCAAACTTGGCTGACAAAATACTCGATCCCTATTTCACGACGAAAGATACCGGCACCGGTTTGGGTTTGGCGCTATGCGACAAAATTGTTAGGCAGCACCGAGGCGCCCTCGACTTCCAAACTTCCGAGACAGGAACGATCTTTGCGATCACATTGCCGATCGAAATCCCCCATCCCAATCGAACGGACAAGCAACCGGCCAACTCCGTTGTTTGA